The region AAATCTCATATACGTCTTTCATCATCATTATCTCTCCTTAATTATATTTTGTTTTGTACAGAATTCTGTCTATGATTCTCCCATATAGTTTCACGGCATCCCGCACCTGCTTTTCCCGGGTAAATTCCCCCACCGTATGGGCCTGGGCAATATCACCGGGACCGCAGATAACAGTCCGGATTCCCTGCTCTGTCAGGAAACACTGTTCACAGGATGCCTCGAAGGGCTGTGGGAATGATTTGATTCCCAGCAGACGTTCCCGCTCCTCAAGGCACAGCTTCACGAACCGGTCATCCTGGCGTATCTCCCCGCCTGGCATATAATAACGCAGCGTCCTCTGGCAGCCGTCAATCCCGGCCTGTTCAAAGCCTTTGTCCAGAAACCGCCCCACCTGCTCATGGTCCATGCCCGGGTGAATCCGAAAGTCCAGGAGGAGGCGCACATTTCCCGGCACCACATTGTCCTTCTCATATCCCTCTATCATGGTAACCGCAATGCCGGGAGGCGGCAGGACCGGATGTGTGACATGGCGCAGCGTTTCATTCATGTCATTTACGGCCAGAACTGCCCTGCATGCCTTCATCACGGCATCCTCCTCCCCTGCGGGGAGGGCGGCATGCCTGGGAGCCCCCTTTATATCAATATAATCCCTGGACACTCCCCGGTGGGCAACCGCCACCTCCAGCCGGGTGGGTTCTCCTATGATGGCATAACCGCTTCCTCCATGGGTCTTTAGATAGCTTAATGTACCCAGATTGGAGCACTCCTCATCCGCCACAAATAAAAGCTTCAGACTTCCCTTCATAGGCTCTTTCCTGGCGGCACAGCCCATGGCGGCTTCACACATGGCGGCTATCCCGCCTTTCATGTCGCTGGTTCCCCTGCCGTAGAGCCTGCCATCCTTTTCTGCCATGGAAAAGGGGCTGCTGTCCCACGCTCCCACGGCCGGAACCACGTCCAGATGTCCGGTCAGCATGAGCTCTGGTCCATCCCCTCCGCCCAGAACAGCAATCAGATTTGCCCTGTTTCCGCCTAAATCCTGCACTTCACACCTAAACCCCGCAGTCTGCAGGAGTCCGGTCAGATACTGGGCTGCCGGCTTTTCATTTCCGGGAGGATTGACGGTGTCAAACCGTATCAGCTCCCTCAACAGTTCAATACAATCCACAAAATACCTCCTTGTTCCAGCACAATCAGTAAGTAATCCTGCGGTTTCTTGCGGTCACCTGCCATCTGGCCGCCACCCGTCCCTCCTTAGCCACCAGAATTTCCGGATACAAAGCCGTGGTGGGACATATATGGGTGGGAATCACATAGAGGCAGGTTCCTATGGCCGGTATCCTGCTTTTATCCTCCAGCCGGAATGCCCAGTGCTCCTCGCTGTGTATGATAGGCACCGCATCCTCCAGACCCACGATAAAGCCCCGCTGTCCCGCCGGGTCTGACGCAATCGCCTTGTATCCCAGGTCCGTGGTAAACACGCCCTCGGCAGGGTGGCTGATAACCCTGGTCATCACGGCGGCGCCGGGTATAAAATCCAAATCCGGCAGGTTCATATAATACCCCGCGTCCGTGATAAATGCGGTGCCCGGAGACAGATACCACCGGGTACAGCCCGCATGGCAAGGAAAGGAGGGGGTACCGCCTGCCACTGCCAGCTCGCAGCAGATTCCATCCCCGGTCAGGCGTTCCATGATGTCCGCCACCCTTCTGTCCGTATCATCCACTTCGGCCCGTCTTACGGCTGCATCCTTATTATTGTGGTTTCCATCGTAGCAGTGCATTCCGCACAGGCGAAGCCCGGGAAGGGAATAAGCAAAACGGTAGAGCTCCTCCAGCCCTTCAATGGGAACGCCGGTACGGTTCATTCCCATATTTACATCCACCAGCATTGGCAGCACGGCATCGTGTTCCACACACACCCTGGACAGGGCCTCAAACTGGGCCCGGTCATCCTCCACGCCGTAGAATATAGTATCCGGATAAGCCTTTGCCAGTTTCACGAAGCGTTCCATGTTCGGACCAACCAGAGGATAGGCCAGGATTACCCTTTCCGCACCTGCCATTGCGGCCATCTCGGCCTCTGCCACCGTGGCCGTCTTAAACTTTGTTATGCCGTACTCCATCTGCATCCGCACCATATCCATGGATTTATGGCTCTTTACATGAGGCCACAGCCGTTCGGGGCTTCCCGCTGTCCTTATTGTCTTCTTTATGTTTTCCCTGATGATTTCCTCATAATATATGAGGCTGGGTGATATGATTGCTTCTGTGCCCTTAAGTTCATACATATGTTCCATATCCATTCTCCCTACTCTATGATTTTTCCTCTGCACACAACATGTTTTATGTGACGGAACGCCTCTATATCCTGGATGGGATTCTGTGCTACGGCAATGAAATCCGCCTCATACCCGGGAGCCAGCCGCCCCAGGAAATCCCCGTACCCCAATGCCCTGGCGCCCTCCAGGGTGGCGGCGTGAATCGCCTTCTCCGGTGTAAGGCCGCACCGCCTGCATAAAAGCTCCATCTCCAGCCAGGTTTCGTCAAAAAAGGTATATCCGCATCCGGCGTCTGTTCCCACCAGAGGACGCATTCCCAGGTCCGCCAAACGGCCGAATATTTCACATTCCCGCTTTTCCTGTTCCAGCAGAAAGGCTTCCCTCTCATCCGGTTTTCTCACGCCTTCCCTGACCTGGTCCAGTTGATGGTAGTTGTTGGATATCCCAATCATGAAATACCGGTGGTCTCCGCGAAAGGCTTCCATCACGTCCGGCTCATAACACCGTTCTAAAAGTCCCAGGCGGCGGTTTCTCCTGAAACAGGCGCAGTGTTCCACACTGTCCACCCCAGCCTCCATGGCGTTCACATAGGAACTGGTTGTCAGGCAATGGGCTGCCGTGGGAAGTCCCAGCTCGTGGGCCGCCTCCACCGCTGCCCGTATTTCCCCTCTGCTGTAGGTGTCATGCTCCGGTACAGAGCCCGGTGTAAGCTGGCCTCCGCTGACAATCAGCTTGACGCAGCCGCAGCCCGCTGATTTTCTTTCTTTTACAGCCTGTATCAATTCCTCCGTACTGTTGGACGTTTTTCCCAGAAAGGCCAGATGGCCTCCGTCCGGGGTGAGGGGCATACCCGCTGCCTGAATCCTTGGCAGCTCTGTTCCCGGCTCCGATCCTGCCTCCCTGCCGGACAGAGCTCCTACCAGGTCCATGGAGCTTCCTGCGTCCCGGACCGTTGTCACGCCTGAGCGCAGAAGTGTCCTGGCGTGTTCCGCAGCCCTGGCCAGACGGGCTTTCCTGTCCTCCCTCCGGTAGATGCCATAGGTATCCCGGCAAGGCGTAAACTCCAGATGTACATGGGTATTGACCAGACCAGGCAGGATATAGCTGTCCGAAAAATCCATGACCCGGACATCGGGATATGCCTGACTCAGTTCCTCAAAGCGGCCCATCTCCTTAATCCGGCTTCCTTCCAGGACCATCCCTGTATATTTCATCTTCATGGCATCGGAATCATAGATTCCCTTTCCATGAACCAGCACCGGTATCACCACATTTACCTCCTCTGTCACCGCTTCCGGCCTGTTCCGGCCATTGACCCTGCCCTATCCTTTCACCGCGCCGGCCGTCATGCCCTGCACAATGTACTTCTGGAGTAGCATGGTCAGAATGATGGTTGGCACGATGACAACAATGGTGGCTGCCAGCATACGCCCCCAGCGTATATCCGCGCCTGACACGAAATACTGCAGGGAGACAGGAAGGGTCCTTGTCTTCTCACCGCTGAGTATAAGGGCAAACTGAAAGTTATTCCAGGACCCCAGGAATGAAAGGGTGGAGCAGGTTACCAGCCCCGGCGCGCTGACGGGCAGGAGAACATCTTTAAAGCATTTCTGCCTGGTGCAGCCGTCCACTATGGCTGCCTCCTCCAGTTCCAGAGGCAAATCGCTGAAAAATCCCACCATAATCCACACAATCAGAGGAAGGGACAGCACCATGTGGCTGAGTATCAGCACACCGTAGGTGTCAATCATGCGCAGCTTGGAAAATATGAAGTAATATGGCAGCAAAATGGATATGTTGGGCAGAAGGCGCGCCGTAAGGATAGCCGTATTTGCCTTCCCCATTTTATATCTGGCTATGGCATAGGCAGCCGGTACCCCCAAAAGCAGGGACAGCGCCGTTGACGCCACCGCCACAATGGTGGAATTCATCATATAGGTTCCATAGTGCTGGGTCTTAAATATATAAATATAGTTATCCAAAATCGGTTTGAATCCAAAGAGCTTGGGAGGCATGATATATACCTGGGCCATATTCTTAAAGGATGAAATCAACACGAAATACAGCGGGAAAAGAATCGGTATGATAATGACCAGCACCAGGATGCCGAATAATAATTTTGATATGATTTTCTTTGCCCTGTATTTTTTAACCGCCATAATACGCCACCAGCTTTCTCTGTATTTTCATGACTAAAACGCTGAGCAGCAGCACAATCACAAACAATATCATAAGCATTGTAGATGAAAGGCCGAATTTGTAATAGGAAAATGCCGTTTCATAGGCAAACAGGTTCAGTGTCCTGGAGGCGTTGGCCGGCCCTCCCTTTGTCATGGCGTAAATCAGGTCAAAGGACTTGAATACGTCTATGAACCGCAGCAGACCGATGGAGAACAGGGTCTGGGTGAGAAGGGGCAGGGTTACCTGGAAGAATGTCTGGATGGGTGTCGCCCCGTCCACCCTGGCAGCCTCCATGGGGTCTGCCGGGAGAGAGGAAAGTCCTGCCAGACATACAATCACCACCATAGGGGTCATCTGCCAGGTTTCCACCGCCGCGATAGCGGGTATAACTGTCTGTTTGGCCGATACAAAGGCTGACCTGGGGAGACCCACGGTTGTGAATATGTAATTGAGCAGGCCGGAGGATGGTTCGTAAAACAGCATCCACATAAGTCCCACTGCCACCGGCGCCATCATATACGGCAGCAGCACCACTGCCTTCACCCCGTTCTTGCCCCTGAAATCCTTATTCAGCACAAGGGCGATGGCAAGCCCCAAAAGCATTTCCGCCACCGTGGCAATGGCCGTATAGTAAAATGTGATTCCCAGGGACTGCCAGAATTCCCTGCTGGCCAGCACATCCGGATAATTCTTTCCCCAGTTAAAAAGCATCCCGTTTCCCGTCAGCAGGTTCCAGTCACTCAGGCTGAACAGGAAGGTCATTGCAATAGGTACCGCAATCATAGCCATCATGAATATAAGGGCAGGCAGTGAAAAGACCCATTTAATATGTTTGTTGACAAAATTGTTCATATATACATCCCTCTCTGTTGTTAGAAAGGAGCCTTGTTACAGGCTCCTTTCCATTGCTTTCAGACATACACTAATCCTCATAGGGATAATCCGCGCCGTACTCTCCCGCATCCTTGAGAAGCTGGTCTACCTTTCCCGCCGCCGCATTCATTTTGCTTTCCAGATCCGTTCCCTCTCCCTTTGTCTCGATGGAGTACACAATGGCCTCGCCCATGGCGTCCCTGGCCTCGGATACTGCGGTCATACGCGGAAGTCCGTACTGGTTGGTGGTATCAGCCTGAATCTCTTCATTGTAAGCCTGGATGTAATCTTCCGGCATGGCAGCCGTCACCCGCTCGTCTTCCCAAACAGAAGCCCTGAAGGTAGGCATTCCCTTTGGAGTGATGTCGGCGGCAATGTCCTTGCCTGCCGCATATTTGAGGAATTCCCATGCGGCTTCCTTGTTCTTTGAGCCTGAGTAAATAGACGCGCCCCACACAACCTGCTTATAGGACTGGCGTCCCGCAGGACCTTCCGGAATGGGAGCAACCCCTACCTTGTCGTAGAAGGAAGACTCATTGGGATCAATCAGGGTCTGATACAGTGCAATTGCGTCCACACACATGCCTACCTGCCCTGCGTTAAACAGCTGGGTCATCTGTGAATATCCTGCGGTCAGTATGCCTTCCGGAGCATAATCACCCAGCAGCTTTCCATAGAACCTGGCTGCTTCCAGATTCTCCGGTGTGTTAAAGGCGCATGTTCCGTCCTTAAAATAAGCGCCGCCAAATCCGTAGAGGAACGGTGAGAACTGGGATGTAAGAGCTATCTTCTCGCCGCGGCAGGCAATCGCGTAAAAATTATTAGCCGGGTCATTGATTTTTCCGCATACATCCAGCAGCTCGTCGTAATTTGTGGGAACCTTCACTCCCTTTTCCTCAAATACATCCTTCCGGTAGAACATCAGCTGCACGGAAGAATACAGCGGAAGCGCTCCGACGGCTCCGTCAGACTTAATCTTAATCTGTTCCATGGGCGCTGATGAAAAGTCATCCCAGTCAAAATCCGGATCCTTCAAATATTCATCCAGCGGTTCAATCCATCCGTTATTGCTGTAAGCCGCCATGTCCTGCAGAGGGCTCATGAGGAATGCGTCAATGGTGGAGGAGCCCGCCAGAAATTCCGTGGTTATCTTCTCACGAAGCTGGGCTTCCCCGTACAGCTCCAGATTCACCTTAATGCCGGTTTCCCGCTCAAAATCATCCAGATACGCTTCAATGGCATCTGATATCTGTCCTGTCATGCTGAGGACACGGATTGTTGTCCCCGTATAGGTCTTTTCACCGGCCTCCCCTGCGGCCGATTCCCCTGATGTTCCCTCCGCTTCCTTACCGGCCGGAGCCTCCGAAGCCTTAGACGTATCTCCCGGCAGTCCGCTGGTCCCCCCAAAGCAGCCCGCAAGTGAACCCGCCAGCATTACTGCGCTTAAAGCCAGACATAACTTACGTTTCATAAATACCCTCCTTCTATACACGTTTTTGTTAACTGTAAGCATAGTATAAATGTTACATCCCTGATTTGGAATTTAAAAAAATAGGGATTATTGGTATTATCGTCCACCCAAAATAATCCCTATTTTTTATCTGAATTATCGTATGATTCTTTTTAATTATTGTATGATTTTCACAATTTACGGACGTCACTTGGACTCATATTGTAATATTTTTTGAAAAGGCGGCTGAAATAGGAGATGTCATGTATGCCTATACGGCTGGCAGCCTCCTGCACCTGGATATTGGAACTTCCCAGAAGGGCAAATGCCTTTTTCATCTTAAGCCCGTTGAAATAATTTACAAAGGTGTCGCCGGCAGCCTTCTTAAACAGAATACAGAACTGGCTCTTTCCCAGGGCGCACCATCCGGCCGCTTCCTCCAGGCTTATATTTTCATCCACATGGTCCTCCAGATACTGGAGAAATCTTGTAATCTCCGGGTTCGCGTTCTTATTGGCCATCAGGTAATCCACAACAGACCGGACCGCGTCCTTAAAACATCCCTTTAGCTCTGTCAGCGTTTCGGCTCCCCAAAAATCTCCGGTAGAATATATCTCGTCATATTCAGGCACATCCGCTCCCTCGGGAATGGAGTATCCTGATATAAACACCCAGGTCTCCACCACGCCCCGGCGTATGGCCTGAATCTGGTCGTAGGACCGGAACCCGGCCATCTCCTCAAACCAGCCGTCAATCAGCCGGAATGCCTCCCCTGCATCCTGCCTGAATATGGCCTCCTGCATGCTCCGCTGGACACTCCTTTTTGCGATGAAGGGGCGCCCTCCATCCTCCTTCCCGCAGTGAAAGGCAGCCGGACCGTCAAAGAAACGCAGCGCCGCCATCCTTCTGGCCTGCGCAAATCCGGCCGGAATGTCCATCCGGCTGGAGCACTCCTGTCCCATCCCCATGGAAAGAGTCAGGTTCAGATGGGTCTTTAAGGCATGGTTGAGCAAATCCAGGGTGTCCGGAAAAAAGCAGTCCGGGCTCTTTCCCCCTTCTCTCCTGAACAAAACCACGATTTCATTTTCACCGGTAAAGGCCAGGTCTGACTTTGGCAGGCTTTCGAGATATTCACGGACAATGTTCAAAAGACCATACTTTCTGATATGGGAGTCCGCACCGCTGACAGGCCGGTTCATCCTTTCGTTGTCCACCAGAAAACAGCCTGCCCTGTAGGACTCAAACGGATTATATGTATATCCCAGCCGGTCCAGGAGCATTTCATTGTCCCCCGGTCCGTGATTTCCCAGCAGCAGTGTCTTTAAGTCCTCCTCCCGGTTAAAGGACTGCACCTTCATATCCGGGCTGCCCCTGCCCGCCTTCTGCCGTTCCTCCTCAATCAGGGACTTTAACCTTGTGATGAGCTCCACCAGCGTATCCTGGGTAAAAGACAGCTTAAGTATATAATCCTCTGCCCCCAGCTTGATTGCCTTCTTCACATAATCAATCTCATCCACACAGCTTAAGACCACCACCTTTGTATCCGGGTGGTTCTCACTTATATACTTCACCAGCTGGATTCCGTCCATGCCGGGCATCATGATGTCTGTGAACACAATATCAGGCACATCCCGGTTCATGTACTCCACTGCGTCCCCTCCGGATTCACAGGTGGACACCACCTGGCATCCGTGGGCCTCCCAGTTAATGCAGGACTGAAATCCCACCCTCACTATGATTTCATCATCCACAATCATTACCTTCAGCATGTCCCACTCCCTCTCCTATATGGAAAAACCGCAAAAACCTTGGTTCCGTATCCTACCCTGGATTCAATATAAAGCCCGTAATCCGGCCCGTACCTGACTTTCATCAGCTCATGGATGCTGGTAAGCCCGATTCCGGTTACATGGCGTTTCTTACTGTTCTCATCCATTTCCTTCAGTATCTCATCCAGCTTTCCCTGTTCCATACCCACTCCGTTATCCTGTACCGTGACGCATACCCGCTCCCCATACTGTTCAGCCGCAACCCAAATGGTGCCGTGGGCTGCTTCTCCCATGCCGTGCAACACCGCATTTTCCGCCAACGGCTGAAGGAAGAATTTAATCACCTTAAACTCCTCCAGCTCCTGAGGAATGTCTGTCACCAGTTCAATCCGGTTCTTAAGGCCCCAGTTCTTGATTTCCACCCATGCCTTCACCACACGTATTTCTTCCTTTAAGGGCACCTCTTCCTCCCTACGGTTCATGGTACTCTCCAGAAGGATTCCAAGGGAGGTAATCATATCCGCTATATTGCCTGCCCCGGATATCATGGCAGACCATTTGATTACATTCAATGTGTTAAAAAGGAAATGGGGATTAATCTGGGCCCGGAGCATTTCATAGCGGAGATTTTGCTCTATTTCCTTCTGCTTGATAGTCTGGGCAGAGAGTTTCTCTATATAATCCACCATCCTGCTGATTTCCAGCTCTGCCTCCACGATTCCGAACACAGGCATCTGTCTGCCCTTTGCATCCTCCATATCAGAGATTTTTGTCCCTCCGATATTTACCCCGCTCACCTTATGGATCAGACGGTTGAGGGGCGCGTTGACATAGAAATACATGGCAAGGCAGACCATACAGGCTCCCAGGGCCATGAGGACCGTCAGGGAGGTTACGGTGCTGTGAAGCTTGTCCACTGCCTGGGTAATATGGGACAGGGGCACCAGGTTCACCATGCTCCATCCTGTACCGGCCATGGTCACATGGTTCACCAGATACTCCTGACCGTCCTTTGTATAATGGAAATAATCCTGGTCCTCCTGTAAATCCTCCGCCAGACGGCCGGCAGATATATCATCCAGTATATCGCTCTGCTCCGTGGTGTAAATCAGATGGTTTCCCTTATCAAAGAGGGCCAGCGCCGCCCCGTCATAGGGAATCAGCACCTGTGACAGATTTTCAGTGGGAAAGGATACAAAGGACACCCCAAGAAATTTAAGTGAATTATAATCCTTAATCCGCCGGATGAATAAGATGAACTCCTCATCCTTCCCGGACTCAATCCTGTCCTTGAAAACACCCTTATCATTGTAAATACATGGGGCAATCCACCCGGACACTTCCTTTCCTTCCAGGAACTGGCGGTACCATGGCTGCTCCCTGACGCTCTGGGCAAATTTCTCCCCAAAATAGCTGCTGTTGTCAATTCCGTCCGCCACGCTGTAGACCGTGCTGTCGGCTCCCAGGATAATATAATGAAGCCGGTAATCAAAAAATATATTCCGGTAAAAGGTCAGTGTCTCCTCCACAGCCCGGATACGGCTGACATTCTCCGACGAATATACATTTCCATCACAGGACTGGTTCAGATAGGATGCCACCTGCTTGTTGGTGCTGGATGCAGCCGACAGCTTACGGATGGAATCCGTCACCTCCGTAAGCGCCAGCTCATTGCGGTTCATATATTGTGATATGATACCCGCCTCCTGGGTGATCAGCAGGTTTCTGCTGCGGTTGAAGGAATACTGCATGATAAGGAAAACACTGACAAATACAGCGATAATACATGTGTATATAATTTTAATCCGCAGATTTACCTTCATTTCCTTCATCAAACTGACACCCCCTGACCCTGCACTGCGCTTTACCATGAAAATTATAAATAGGCCCTTTTACATAGTCAACTTATTTCGATGAATTTCCCTTTATTTCAGCACTTTCTATTGTGCAGTTTTACCCCCACCTGTATGTAGATTGCGGACGGAGAGGAAAAACAAAAAGGCCGGCCGCCATTGCCGGCAGCAAGCCCTTAATACAACTCCATTTCTTCAGCCGCTTCTTATCCGACGGCAATGTACAGATAACAATGTGCCTTGCCGTCCTTGGTGTATTCTGCGGGAACCGTGCTCTCGTAATCCTCTGTAAAGCTCCTGCGTATGGTCCCATCCTTCTGCTGGCTCCACACGGTCTCCCACGCCTTTTGGGTACAGGCGCCCAGGTCGCCGTTTTCATCCCACTCATCATATTTCCGGTACTGCCCCATTTTCACCTTTTCATCCATTTGGGTGAAGAAGTCGCTTGTAACCGCCATGACGGTCAGGTCATAGCTGCCTGTCTCGTCACCGTCATAGCCGCTGTACCTGGAAACAGGGGATATTCCTGCCCGGAACTGATGCCCGCTGTCAAAGAGAATGGGCAGACGGCCGTCCATAATATGACGCCAGAGTTCCCCTATGCGCTCCATTCCCTCCCCTGAATTATCCGTCCGTATCGTTACTTCCTTTAAACTGTATGCCATGGCACCCATTCCTTTCCAAGCTCCGCTGATATTCGTTTGACGCGGATCCTATTTCTGACATGTTATCATACAAAACAAGACATCAGTATGTCATATATCCTTCCTTCATTTCAGGTATTCCCCAATGCCTCATCCGTCTTTATGAAACGCAGGCCAACATATGCCACCGCTTTACCGGAAGCGCCTTACTTAACGAATGAATGGCTCATGATATAAAATTCCTCCTGGCTTGGAAGGTGTTTTTTCTCCATCCTTTCCAGACCGTCGTCGTATAGACGCGCCTCTTCCTCAGAAATGGCCATAACAGGACTGTCGTGGTAAATCCATCTCCTGCCGTCCAGCGCACCGGGTACAAGCTCCCGGACCATCATCGCCGCCGGAAAGCTTCCGTCCTCCAGACAGATATTAAACTTTTTACAGCTTTTAAAGCCGCTGCTCACATAATTTGCCGGTCTTCCGAATATGACAATCACATCATATCCAAGGGACACCGCCCGCTCAAAAGAATGCTCCATCAGCATCTTTCCGCAGCCCCTTCTCTGGTATTCAGGCGCAACGGAAACAGGGCCGAATGTAAGAATCTCCTTTTCAGCCCCGGACTCATCAGCCAGCCTGGCCTTTGTATACATGATGTTTCCGATTACCCGGCCGTCCAGCTCAAGGACAAAATCCAGCTCCGGTATGAAATCCTCATGCCCGCGCATGATATGGACCAGGTAATGTTCACCGCATCCCGGCACATGAAGGTTATAAAACGCCTTCCTGGTAATATCCTCCACCACCTTATAATCTGATTCCTTTTCGTTTCGTATCTTAATCATTCTAACA is a window of Enterocloster clostridioformis DNA encoding:
- a CDS encoding M20 family metallopeptidase gives rise to the protein MDCIELLRELIRFDTVNPPGNEKPAAQYLTGLLQTAGFRCEVQDLGGNRANLIAVLGGGDGPELMLTGHLDVVPAVGAWDSSPFSMAEKDGRLYGRGTSDMKGGIAAMCEAAMGCAARKEPMKGSLKLLFVADEECSNLGTLSYLKTHGGSGYAIIGEPTRLEVAVAHRGVSRDYIDIKGAPRHAALPAGEEDAVMKACRAVLAVNDMNETLRHVTHPVLPPPGIAVTMIEGYEKDNVVPGNVRLLLDFRIHPGMDHEQVGRFLDKGFEQAGIDGCQRTLRYYMPGGEIRQDDRFVKLCLEERERLLGIKSFPQPFEASCEQCFLTEQGIRTVICGPGDIAQAHTVGEFTREKQVRDAVKLYGRIIDRILYKTKYN
- a CDS encoding D-TA family PLP-dependent enzyme, with the translated sequence MEHMYELKGTEAIISPSLIYYEEIIRENIKKTIRTAGSPERLWPHVKSHKSMDMVRMQMEYGITKFKTATVAEAEMAAMAGAERVILAYPLVGPNMERFVKLAKAYPDTIFYGVEDDRAQFEALSRVCVEHDAVLPMLVDVNMGMNRTGVPIEGLEELYRFAYSLPGLRLCGMHCYDGNHNNKDAAVRRAEVDDTDRRVADIMERLTGDGICCELAVAGGTPSFPCHAGCTRWYLSPGTAFITDAGYYMNLPDLDFIPGAAVMTRVISHPAEGVFTTDLGYKAIASDPAGQRGFIVGLEDAVPIIHSEEHWAFRLEDKSRIPAIGTCLYVIPTHICPTTALYPEILVAKEGRVAARWQVTARNRRITY
- a CDS encoding amidohydrolase family protein; its protein translation is MVIPVLVHGKGIYDSDAMKMKYTGMVLEGSRIKEMGRFEELSQAYPDVRVMDFSDSYILPGLVNTHVHLEFTPCRDTYGIYRREDRKARLARAAEHARTLLRSGVTTVRDAGSSMDLVGALSGREAGSEPGTELPRIQAAGMPLTPDGGHLAFLGKTSNSTEELIQAVKERKSAGCGCVKLIVSGGQLTPGSVPEHDTYSRGEIRAAVEAAHELGLPTAAHCLTTSSYVNAMEAGVDSVEHCACFRRNRRLGLLERCYEPDVMEAFRGDHRYFMIGISNNYHQLDQVREGVRKPDEREAFLLEQEKRECEIFGRLADLGMRPLVGTDAGCGYTFFDETWLEMELLCRRCGLTPEKAIHAATLEGARALGYGDFLGRLAPGYEADFIAVAQNPIQDIEAFRHIKHVVCRGKIIE
- a CDS encoding carbohydrate ABC transporter permease, whose amino-acid sequence is MAVKKYRAKKIISKLLFGILVLVIIIPILFPLYFVLISSFKNMAQVYIMPPKLFGFKPILDNYIYIFKTQHYGTYMMNSTIVAVASTALSLLLGVPAAYAIARYKMGKANTAILTARLLPNISILLPYYFIFSKLRMIDTYGVLILSHMVLSLPLIVWIMVGFFSDLPLELEEAAIVDGCTRQKCFKDVLLPVSAPGLVTCSTLSFLGSWNNFQFALILSGEKTRTLPVSLQYFVSGADIRWGRMLAATIVVIVPTIILTMLLQKYIVQGMTAGAVKG
- a CDS encoding carbohydrate ABC transporter permease gives rise to the protein MNNFVNKHIKWVFSLPALIFMMAMIAVPIAMTFLFSLSDWNLLTGNGMLFNWGKNYPDVLASREFWQSLGITFYYTAIATVAEMLLGLAIALVLNKDFRGKNGVKAVVLLPYMMAPVAVGLMWMLFYEPSSGLLNYIFTTVGLPRSAFVSAKQTVIPAIAAVETWQMTPMVVIVCLAGLSSLPADPMEAARVDGATPIQTFFQVTLPLLTQTLFSIGLLRFIDVFKSFDLIYAMTKGGPANASRTLNLFAYETAFSYYKFGLSSTMLMILFVIVLLLSVLVMKIQRKLVAYYGG
- a CDS encoding ABC transporter substrate-binding protein, with the translated sequence MKRKLCLALSAVMLAGSLAGCFGGTSGLPGDTSKASEAPAGKEAEGTSGESAAGEAGEKTYTGTTIRVLSMTGQISDAIEAYLDDFERETGIKVNLELYGEAQLREKITTEFLAGSSTIDAFLMSPLQDMAAYSNNGWIEPLDEYLKDPDFDWDDFSSAPMEQIKIKSDGAVGALPLYSSVQLMFYRKDVFEEKGVKVPTNYDELLDVCGKINDPANNFYAIACRGEKIALTSQFSPFLYGFGGAYFKDGTCAFNTPENLEAARFYGKLLGDYAPEGILTAGYSQMTQLFNAGQVGMCVDAIALYQTLIDPNESSFYDKVGVAPIPEGPAGRQSYKQVVWGASIYSGSKNKEAAWEFLKYAAGKDIAADITPKGMPTFRASVWEDERVTAAMPEDYIQAYNEEIQADTTNQYGLPRMTAVSEARDAMGEAIVYSIETKGEGTDLESKMNAAAGKVDQLLKDAGEYGADYPYED
- a CDS encoding response regulator; protein product: MLKVMIVDDEIIVRVGFQSCINWEAHGCQVVSTCESGGDAVEYMNRDVPDIVFTDIMMPGMDGIQLVKYISENHPDTKVVVLSCVDEIDYVKKAIKLGAEDYILKLSFTQDTLVELITRLKSLIEEERQKAGRGSPDMKVQSFNREEDLKTLLLGNHGPGDNEMLLDRLGYTYNPFESYRAGCFLVDNERMNRPVSGADSHIRKYGLLNIVREYLESLPKSDLAFTGENEIVVLFRREGGKSPDCFFPDTLDLLNHALKTHLNLTLSMGMGQECSSRMDIPAGFAQARRMAALRFFDGPAAFHCGKEDGGRPFIAKRSVQRSMQEAIFRQDAGEAFRLIDGWFEEMAGFRSYDQIQAIRRGVVETWVFISGYSIPEGADVPEYDEIYSTGDFWGAETLTELKGCFKDAVRSVVDYLMANKNANPEITRFLQYLEDHVDENISLEEAAGWCALGKSQFCILFKKAAGDTFVNYFNGLKMKKAFALLGSSNIQVQEAASRIGIHDISYFSRLFKKYYNMSPSDVRKL
- a CDS encoding sensor histidine kinase codes for the protein MKEMKVNLRIKIIYTCIIAVFVSVFLIMQYSFNRSRNLLITQEAGIISQYMNRNELALTEVTDSIRKLSAASSTNKQVASYLNQSCDGNVYSSENVSRIRAVEETLTFYRNIFFDYRLHYIILGADSTVYSVADGIDNSSYFGEKFAQSVREQPWYRQFLEGKEVSGWIAPCIYNDKGVFKDRIESGKDEEFILFIRRIKDYNSLKFLGVSFVSFPTENLSQVLIPYDGAALALFDKGNHLIYTTEQSDILDDISAGRLAEDLQEDQDYFHYTKDGQEYLVNHVTMAGTGWSMVNLVPLSHITQAVDKLHSTVTSLTVLMALGACMVCLAMYFYVNAPLNRLIHKVSGVNIGGTKISDMEDAKGRQMPVFGIVEAELEISRMVDYIEKLSAQTIKQKEIEQNLRYEMLRAQINPHFLFNTLNVIKWSAMISGAGNIADMITSLGILLESTMNRREEEVPLKEEIRVVKAWVEIKNWGLKNRIELVTDIPQELEEFKVIKFFLQPLAENAVLHGMGEAAHGTIWVAAEQYGERVCVTVQDNGVGMEQGKLDEILKEMDENSKKRHVTGIGLTSIHELMKVRYGPDYGLYIESRVGYGTKVFAVFPYRRGSGTC
- a CDS encoding GNAT family N-acetyltransferase, with amino-acid sequence MIKIRNEKESDYKVVEDITRKAFYNLHVPGCGEHYLVHIMRGHEDFIPELDFVLELDGRVIGNIMYTKARLADESGAEKEILTFGPVSVAPEYQRRGCGKMLMEHSFERAVSLGYDVIVIFGRPANYVSSGFKSCKKFNICLEDGSFPAAMMVRELVPGALDGRRWIYHDSPVMAISEEEARLYDDGLERMEKKHLPSQEEFYIMSHSFVK